In a single window of the Pedococcus dokdonensis genome:
- a CDS encoding ABC transporter substrate-binding protein yields the protein MIATAALTAACGGDPGGSTSSSGEKVTLRVSTFGKFGYTDLYKQYMKDHPNVTVVETAEGDLGKYNTQLIQRIAAGSGAGDVVAIEEGQVVNFLQSADKFVNLQQYGSNELKDNWLPWKYANATTADGKTTIGLGTDVGGLAMCYRKDLFEKAGLPTDRVEVGKLWPTWDDYITTGQKYQAGIKDAKSHFVDSATNTYNSILMQSGDHTYFDRSDALVIDSNPAVKSAWDESLKMVDAGLSAKLKSFSPEWNAGFKNGSFATLACPAWMTGYIKDQAGAANSGKWDITTVPGGGGNWGGSWLGVPTQSKHQKEAVELAKFLTTGDSQLAAFKAAGNLPSNPKLYTEAALKDAKNDYFNNAPVGELFVAGAANLKPVYLGAKNQPVRDAVENALRAVEGGQRSASAGWNEAISAAQKAAK from the coding sequence ATGATCGCCACGGCCGCCCTCACCGCCGCCTGCGGCGGGGACCCCGGCGGCTCCACCTCCTCATCCGGCGAGAAGGTCACGCTGCGGGTGAGCACGTTCGGCAAGTTCGGCTACACGGACCTCTACAAGCAGTACATGAAGGACCACCCCAACGTGACGGTCGTCGAGACCGCGGAGGGTGACCTCGGCAAGTACAACACCCAGCTGATCCAGCGGATCGCCGCCGGCTCGGGGGCCGGTGACGTCGTGGCCATCGAAGAAGGTCAGGTCGTCAACTTCCTGCAGAGCGCTGACAAGTTCGTGAACCTGCAGCAGTACGGCAGCAACGAGCTCAAGGACAACTGGCTGCCCTGGAAGTACGCGAACGCCACCACCGCCGACGGCAAGACCACCATCGGGCTCGGCACCGACGTCGGCGGCCTGGCGATGTGCTACCGCAAGGACCTGTTCGAGAAGGCCGGCCTGCCCACCGACCGCGTCGAGGTCGGCAAGCTCTGGCCGACGTGGGACGACTACATCACGACCGGCCAGAAGTACCAGGCCGGGATCAAGGACGCGAAGTCGCACTTCGTCGACAGCGCCACCAACACCTACAACTCGATCCTCATGCAGTCCGGTGACCACACCTACTTCGACCGCAGCGACGCACTCGTCATCGACAGCAACCCGGCCGTGAAGTCGGCGTGGGACGAGTCGCTCAAGATGGTCGACGCCGGCCTGTCGGCCAAGCTGAAGTCGTTCTCGCCGGAGTGGAACGCCGGGTTCAAGAACGGCTCGTTCGCGACGCTCGCCTGCCCGGCGTGGATGACCGGCTACATCAAGGACCAGGCCGGTGCCGCCAACTCCGGGAAGTGGGACATCACCACCGTCCCCGGCGGCGGTGGCAACTGGGGTGGCTCGTGGCTCGGGGTCCCGACGCAGAGCAAGCACCAGAAGGAGGCCGTCGAGCTGGCCAAGTTCCTCACCACCGGCGACAGCCAGCTCGCGGCGTTCAAGGCCGCCGGCAACCTGCCCTCAAACCCCAAGCTGTACACCGAGGCCGCCCTCAAGGACGCCAAGAACGACTACTTCAACAACGCGCCCGTCGGTGAGCTCTTCGTCGCCGGTGCCGCCAACCTGAAGCCGGTCTACCTCGGCGCCAAGAACCAGCCGGTCCGGGACGCGGTCGAGAACGCGCTGCGGGCGGTCGAAGGTGGACAACGGTCGGCCTCGGCCGGCTGGAACGAGGCCATCTCCGCAGCCCAGAAGGCAGCGAAGTAG
- a CDS encoding carbohydrate ABC transporter permease has translation MTTTTAAPTAPPGQRPARWRRWLRRADTRLSPYAMVSPFFILFGVFGLFPLLYTAWVSAHDWSLLGGDQGWLGLGNYSELMQDKDFWNAMLNTLGMFVVATVPQLVLAMVLAQMLNSRLRGATWWRMGILLPNVTSVAAVGIIFTMMFSRDFGLFNWILGHVGLDPVDWQDHRWSSWLAISTMVDWRWTGYNALILLAALQSVPTEIYEAARIDGAKAWRTFWSITVPMLRPTLIFVSVVATIGGTQLFTEPLLFNPGANSIGGGTTGQFQTAAMYLIQQAFTGQRFGYAATIAWVLFLFIAVFSAVNVLLLRRIRSAE, from the coding sequence GTGACCACGACCACCGCAGCACCCACGGCGCCACCGGGTCAACGCCCGGCCCGGTGGCGCCGCTGGCTGCGCCGAGCCGACACCCGCCTCTCGCCCTACGCGATGGTGTCGCCGTTCTTCATCCTCTTCGGGGTCTTCGGCCTCTTCCCGCTGCTCTACACGGCCTGGGTCTCGGCCCACGACTGGAGCCTGCTGGGCGGTGACCAGGGCTGGCTCGGGCTGGGCAACTACTCCGAGCTGATGCAGGACAAGGACTTCTGGAACGCGATGCTGAACACCCTCGGGATGTTCGTGGTCGCGACCGTGCCGCAGCTCGTGCTCGCGATGGTGCTCGCCCAGATGCTCAACTCGCGGCTGCGCGGGGCGACCTGGTGGCGGATGGGGATCCTGCTCCCGAACGTCACCTCGGTGGCCGCCGTCGGGATCATCTTCACGATGATGTTCAGCCGAGACTTCGGGCTGTTCAACTGGATCCTCGGTCACGTCGGCCTCGACCCGGTCGACTGGCAGGACCACCGCTGGTCGTCGTGGCTGGCGATCTCGACCATGGTCGACTGGCGCTGGACCGGCTACAACGCGCTCATCCTGCTGGCCGCCCTGCAGTCGGTGCCGACCGAGATCTACGAGGCCGCCCGGATCGACGGCGCGAAGGCCTGGCGGACGTTCTGGTCGATCACCGTGCCGATGCTCCGGCCCACCCTCATCTTCGTGTCGGTCGTCGCCACGATCGGCGGGACCCAGCTGTTCACCGAGCCCCTGCTCTTCAACCCCGGGGCGAACTCGATCGGCGGCGGCACCACCGGCCAGTTCCAGACCGCCGCGATGTACCTGATCCAGCAGGCCTTCACCGGCCAGCGGTTCGGCTACGCGGCCACCATCGCGTGGGTGCTGTTCCTGTTCATCGCCGTCTTCTCGGCCGTCAACGTGCTGCTGCTGCGGCGCATCCGGTCGGCGGAGTGA
- a CDS encoding carbohydrate ABC transporter permease — protein sequence MTQVQLPAAATPIVAPRPEPVSPRRRRSLARLAQQSTGATPASKLVYLCLALSVLLSAGPLYYMVVMASRPNSDITSVPPPLTPGDQLGTNVSRVFANQDVMFGQAMVNSALVAGVATVSVVVLSALAGFAFAKLRFRGRNALLLIVIGTMMVPVQLGLVPLYMLMGKLGLAGTLPSALLPFLVSGFGVFMMRQYAAQAIPNELIEAARVDGASTFRIFFSVVFPILRPAAAVLGLLTFMERWNDFLWPYLTLDVEHPTVQVALSRLSGGYYTDQALVMAGTLLGTLPLVIVFIVFGRQIIGGIMQGGVKG from the coding sequence ATGACCCAGGTCCAGCTCCCCGCAGCCGCCACCCCGATCGTGGCACCGCGCCCCGAGCCGGTGAGCCCGCGACGCCGCCGGTCCCTGGCCCGGCTCGCCCAGCAGAGCACCGGTGCCACCCCCGCCAGCAAGCTCGTCTACCTGTGCCTGGCGCTGTCCGTCCTGCTCTCGGCCGGCCCGCTCTACTACATGGTCGTGATGGCCTCGCGGCCCAACAGCGACATCACCTCGGTGCCGCCACCCCTCACCCCGGGCGACCAGCTCGGCACCAACGTCTCGCGGGTCTTCGCCAACCAGGACGTGATGTTCGGGCAGGCCATGGTCAACTCCGCGCTCGTCGCCGGGGTAGCCACCGTGTCGGTCGTTGTACTGTCCGCGCTGGCCGGGTTCGCCTTCGCGAAGCTGCGCTTCCGGGGCCGGAACGCGTTGCTGCTCATCGTGATCGGCACGATGATGGTGCCGGTCCAGCTCGGCCTCGTGCCGCTCTACATGCTGATGGGCAAGCTCGGCCTGGCCGGCACCCTGCCGTCGGCGTTGCTGCCCTTCCTCGTCAGCGGCTTCGGCGTGTTCATGATGCGGCAGTATGCCGCGCAGGCAATCCCGAACGAGCTGATCGAGGCCGCCAGGGTCGACGGGGCCTCGACGTTCCGCATCTTCTTCTCGGTCGTCTTCCCGATCCTGCGGCCGGCCGCGGCGGTGCTCGGGCTGCTCACCTTCATGGAGCGGTGGAACGACTTCCTGTGGCCCTACCTCACCCTCGACGTCGAGCACCCGACCGTGCAGGTCGCGCTGTCCCGGCTCTCGGGTGGCTACTACACCGACCAGGCGCTGGTGATGGCCGGGACCCTGCTCGGGACCCTGCCGCTCGTCATCGTGTTCATCGTGTTCGGCCGCCAGATCATCGGCGGCATCATGCAGGGCGGAGTCAAGGGATGA
- a CDS encoding GH1 family beta-glucosidase, translating into MPDHQDLGHRDLQNQPDHDHGALSRGDFPPEFTWGVATSSYQIEGATSEGGRGPSIWDTFSATPGRVVDGDNGDVAVEHYRRYQQDADLMAGLGVDAYRFSVAWPRIQPTGSGPVNQAGVDFYSRLVDALLERGITPWATLYHWDLPQPLEDLGGWPSRDTAYRFAEYAAHVADALGDRVKHFITLNEPWCSAFLGYGSGRHAPGRSDGAAALAAAHHLMLGHGLAVQALRERVPDAQVGITLNLYPVTGAHDGHGVDDAVRRIDGLSNRWFLDPVLRGAYPKDVVEDVAHISDLAFVADADLETINAPLDFLGVNYYTRHVVAPGAFPGTGLVEFTDRGLPTTAMGWEVDADGLFDILTRVTRDYGDLPLVMTENGAAFDDEVGADGTVHDPRRIDFLAGHLAAAARAVRAGVPLRGYFAWSLMDNFEWAEGYAKRFGIVHVDFDTQERTVKDSGRWYAAFLAGDRTQY; encoded by the coding sequence ATGCCGGACCACCAGGACCTGGGCCACCGGGACCTCCAGAACCAGCCCGACCACGACCACGGCGCGCTCTCGCGCGGCGACTTCCCCCCGGAGTTCACCTGGGGCGTGGCGACGTCGAGCTACCAGATCGAGGGCGCCACCTCCGAGGGCGGCCGCGGACCCTCCATCTGGGACACCTTCTCGGCCACCCCGGGTCGGGTCGTCGACGGGGACAACGGTGACGTCGCCGTCGAGCACTACCGGCGCTACCAGCAGGACGCCGACCTGATGGCCGGGCTCGGGGTCGACGCCTACCGCTTCTCGGTCGCCTGGCCACGGATCCAGCCGACCGGCTCGGGGCCGGTCAACCAGGCGGGAGTCGACTTCTACAGCCGGCTCGTCGACGCACTCCTCGAGCGCGGCATCACGCCGTGGGCGACGCTCTACCACTGGGACCTCCCGCAACCACTCGAGGACCTCGGCGGCTGGCCGAGCCGTGACACGGCATACCGGTTCGCGGAGTATGCCGCGCACGTCGCCGACGCCCTGGGCGACCGGGTGAAGCACTTCATCACCCTCAACGAGCCGTGGTGCTCGGCCTTCCTGGGGTACGGCAGCGGGCGGCACGCGCCGGGCCGCTCCGACGGCGCGGCCGCGCTTGCCGCCGCGCACCACCTCATGCTCGGCCACGGGCTGGCGGTGCAGGCGCTGCGCGAGCGGGTGCCCGACGCGCAGGTGGGGATCACCCTCAACCTCTACCCGGTCACCGGCGCCCATGACGGCCACGGTGTGGACGACGCCGTGCGGCGAATCGACGGACTGTCCAACCGCTGGTTCCTCGACCCGGTGCTGCGTGGCGCCTACCCGAAGGACGTCGTCGAGGACGTCGCCCACATCAGCGACCTGGCGTTCGTGGCGGATGCGGACCTCGAGACGATCAACGCGCCGCTGGACTTCCTGGGGGTGAACTACTACACCCGGCACGTGGTGGCGCCGGGCGCGTTCCCCGGCACCGGGCTCGTCGAGTTCACCGACCGTGGCCTGCCCACGACGGCGATGGGCTGGGAGGTCGACGCCGACGGGCTCTTCGACATCCTCACCCGGGTGACCCGTGACTACGGCGACCTGCCGCTGGTGATGACCGAGAACGGCGCGGCCTTCGACGACGAGGTCGGCGCGGACGGGACCGTGCACGACCCCCGACGCATCGACTTCCTGGCCGGCCACCTGGCCGCGGCGGCCCGCGCCGTGCGGGCCGGGGTGCCGCTCCGCGGCTACTTCGCCTGGTCGTTGATGGACAACTTCGAGTGGGCCGAGGGTTACGCGAAGCGGTTCGGGATCGTGCACGTGGACTTCGACACGCAGGAGCGGACGGTCAAGGACAGCGGACGCTGGTATGCCGCCTTCCTCGCCGGGGACCGCACGCAATACTGA
- a CDS encoding LacI family DNA-binding transcriptional regulator encodes MSTGNGGQPTLEEVAARAGVGRGTVSRVVNGSPQVSERTRVRVMRAVDELGYVPNMAARALVTRRTGAIALVISEPEERIFGEPFFAGVVRGITTVVGEASRQLVLALVQTREQVDRLDTYLTPQHVDGVLMLSAHDADTLPGRIQGRGLPVVFCGRPGGAGEMSYVDVDNTGGAREAVTHLVESGRAVVALIAGPQDMIAGRDRLDGYRQALAAAGREVDESLVEAGDFSEASGAAAMTALLARRPDIDAVFAASDLMALGALRVLREAGRSVPEDVALIGFDDGPLAAVANPPLTTVHQPMEQLGREMALMLLGQIGAGGVSTPEQLVLDTSLVERASG; translated from the coding sequence GTGAGCACCGGCAACGGCGGCCAGCCCACGCTCGAGGAGGTGGCGGCGCGCGCGGGTGTGGGCCGCGGCACCGTCTCACGAGTGGTCAACGGATCACCCCAGGTGTCGGAGCGCACCCGCGTGCGGGTGATGCGGGCGGTCGACGAGCTGGGCTACGTGCCCAACATGGCGGCGCGGGCGCTGGTGACCCGCCGCACCGGTGCCATCGCCCTGGTGATCAGCGAGCCGGAGGAACGGATCTTCGGGGAGCCGTTCTTCGCCGGCGTCGTCCGGGGCATCACCACGGTCGTCGGGGAGGCCTCGCGACAGCTGGTGCTCGCCCTGGTGCAGACCCGTGAGCAGGTCGACCGGCTCGACACCTACCTCACCCCGCAGCACGTCGACGGCGTGCTGATGCTGTCGGCGCACGACGCCGACACCCTGCCCGGACGGATCCAGGGCCGCGGCCTGCCGGTCGTCTTCTGTGGCCGCCCCGGGGGCGCCGGGGAGATGAGCTATGTCGACGTCGACAACACTGGCGGTGCCCGCGAGGCGGTCACCCACCTGGTCGAGAGCGGCCGCGCCGTGGTCGCGCTCATCGCCGGACCCCAGGACATGATCGCCGGCCGGGACCGCCTCGACGGCTACCGGCAGGCGCTGGCCGCCGCGGGTCGCGAGGTGGACGAGTCCCTGGTCGAGGCGGGCGACTTCAGCGAGGCCAGCGGCGCCGCGGCGATGACCGCACTGCTCGCCCGCCGCCCCGACATCGACGCGGTCTTCGCGGCGAGCGACCTGATGGCGCTCGGGGCGCTCCGGGTGCTGCGCGAGGCGGGGCGCAGCGTCCCCGAGGACGTGGCGCTGATCGGTTTCGACGACGGTCCGCTGGCCGCGGTGGCCAACCCGCCACTCACCACGGTGCACCAGCCGATGGAGCAGCTCGGCCGCGAGATGGCGCTGATGCTGCTCGGGCAGATCGGTGCCGGGGGAGTGAGCACCCCTGAGCAGCTCGTGCTCGACACGTCGCTGGTCGAGCGCGCCTCCGGCTGA
- a CDS encoding DUF4191 domain-containing protein: MARKEKQQSDTPKEPGRFAQIRQVFTASRKADPTIPWWMLLAFVAVIAVGVSIGFLVGHWVYALILSVPLGLLAATLVLSRKAERAAYRSLEGQPGAAGAALGALRRGWFYDQQPVAVDGARGTRPEDVAGAAFVYRALGRPGIVLIGEGPDARRSKLLTQERKKVERVAPGVPVTSVVVGDGDNEVPIRKLGSKITRMKPVLTKEEVSAVNKRLKSLGGLRPPIPAGMDPMRARVDRKAMRGR, encoded by the coding sequence ATGGCCCGCAAGGAAAAGCAGCAGTCGGACACGCCCAAGGAGCCGGGCCGGTTCGCCCAGATCCGTCAGGTCTTCACCGCGTCGCGCAAGGCGGACCCGACGATCCCGTGGTGGATGCTGCTGGCGTTCGTCGCGGTGATCGCGGTCGGCGTGAGCATCGGCTTCCTGGTGGGTCACTGGGTCTACGCCCTCATCCTGTCGGTCCCCCTCGGGCTGCTCGCGGCGACGCTGGTCCTGTCGCGCAAGGCGGAGCGGGCGGCCTACCGCTCGCTCGAGGGCCAGCCGGGAGCCGCGGGAGCGGCCCTGGGGGCGCTGCGTCGGGGCTGGTTCTACGACCAGCAGCCGGTGGCCGTCGACGGTGCGCGTGGCACCCGGCCGGAGGACGTCGCCGGAGCTGCCTTCGTCTACCGCGCCCTCGGTCGTCCCGGCATCGTGCTGATCGGCGAGGGCCCTGACGCCCGCCGCAGCAAGCTGCTGACCCAGGAGCGCAAGAAGGTCGAGCGCGTCGCCCCCGGTGTGCCCGTCACGTCGGTCGTGGTCGGCGACGGCGACAACGAGGTGCCGATCCGCAAGCTCGGCAGCAAGATCACCCGCATGAAGCCGGTCCTCACCAAGGAGGAGGTGTCTGCGGTCAACAAGCGGCTCAAGTCGCTCGGCGGCCTGCGTCCGCCGATCCCCGCCGGGATGGACCCGATGCGCGCCCGCGTCGACCGCAAGGCGATGCGCGGCCGCTGA
- the lipA gene encoding lipoyl synthase — MTIAPEGRRLLRVEARNAETPIERKPEWIRTTAKMGPEYTKLHSMVKTEGLHTVCQEAGCPNIFECWEDREATFLIGGDVCTRRCDFCDIATGRPEALDRDEPRRVAESVAQMGLRYSTVTGVARDDQPDGAAWLYAETIRQIHEKNPNTGVEILPPDFGAKPELVGQVFDARPEVFAHNLETVPRIFKQIRPAFTYDKSLKVLSMARDAELVTKSNLILGMGEEDHEVEQAIRDLHDAGCDILTITQYLRPSKLHHPIDRWVKPEEFVHWSDVAQEMGFKGVMAGPLVRSSYRAGRLWATAMRQWGRDIPEHLQHLADAAGDPARQEASTLVAARKPGVLGTPA, encoded by the coding sequence GTGACCATCGCACCCGAGGGCCGCCGACTGCTGCGCGTCGAGGCGCGCAACGCCGAGACGCCGATCGAGCGCAAGCCCGAGTGGATCCGCACCACCGCGAAGATGGGTCCCGAGTACACCAAGCTCCACTCGATGGTGAAGACCGAGGGGCTGCACACGGTCTGCCAGGAAGCCGGCTGTCCCAACATCTTCGAGTGCTGGGAGGACCGGGAGGCGACCTTCCTCATCGGCGGTGACGTCTGCACCCGCCGCTGCGACTTCTGCGACATCGCGACCGGCCGCCCTGAGGCCCTCGACCGCGACGAGCCGCGACGGGTGGCCGAGTCGGTGGCCCAGATGGGGCTGCGCTACTCGACCGTCACCGGGGTCGCCCGCGACGACCAGCCCGACGGCGCGGCCTGGCTCTACGCCGAGACGATCCGCCAGATCCACGAGAAGAACCCCAACACCGGCGTCGAGATCCTGCCGCCCGACTTCGGTGCCAAGCCCGAGCTGGTGGGCCAGGTCTTCGACGCCCGCCCCGAGGTGTTCGCGCACAACCTCGAGACCGTGCCGCGGATCTTCAAGCAGATCCGCCCGGCCTTCACCTACGACAAGTCGCTCAAGGTGCTGTCGATGGCCCGGGACGCCGAGCTGGTCACCAAGTCCAACCTGATCCTGGGCATGGGCGAGGAGGACCACGAGGTCGAGCAGGCGATCCGCGACCTGCACGACGCCGGCTGCGACATCCTCACCATCACCCAGTACCTGCGCCCGTCCAAGCTGCACCACCCGATCGACCGCTGGGTGAAGCCGGAGGAGTTCGTGCACTGGAGCGACGTCGCCCAGGAGATGGGCTTCAAGGGCGTGATGGCCGGACCGCTGGTGCGCTCGTCCTACCGCGCCGGCCGCCTCTGGGCCACGGCCATGCGCCAGTGGGGGCGCGACATCCCCGAGCACCTCCAGCACCTCGCCGACGCCGCCGGCGACCCGGCCCGCCAGGAGGCCTCGACGCTGGTCGCCGCCCGCAAGCCGGGCGTGTTGGGCACCCCCGCCTGA
- a CDS encoding YczE/YyaS/YitT family protein: protein MPDQPAEEVVGSPGHPGDAAGSPTPAALPRRLAQLVIGCVVLGAGVAVLLDAALGSDGYSTLMSGLTSTSGLPFVVVNGGVGILLIALAWSRGLRPGVGTIVQTVVVGGTVSAVSPLLPTPSGLGPRFVELGIAFVLVSLGVAGYLASHTGAGPAEGAAIAFDPPLPFRWSYTVLQAVSALGGWALGAAVGPGTLLVSLLVGPTVDLLTRVLFHSRHVSA, encoded by the coding sequence GTGCCTGACCAGCCCGCGGAGGAGGTCGTCGGCAGCCCGGGACACCCCGGCGATGCTGCCGGGTCCCCCACGCCCGCCGCACTCCCCCGTCGACTGGCCCAGCTCGTCATCGGCTGTGTCGTCCTCGGCGCCGGCGTGGCCGTGCTGCTCGACGCGGCGCTGGGCTCGGACGGCTACTCGACGCTGATGTCCGGCCTGACGTCGACGTCGGGCCTGCCGTTCGTGGTGGTCAACGGTGGCGTCGGCATCCTCCTCATCGCCCTCGCCTGGAGCCGGGGGCTGCGACCCGGCGTGGGCACGATCGTGCAGACCGTGGTCGTCGGCGGCACGGTCAGCGCGGTCTCGCCGTTGCTGCCCACTCCCTCGGGACTCGGACCTCGCTTCGTCGAGCTGGGGATCGCGTTCGTGCTGGTGTCCCTGGGGGTGGCGGGCTACCTCGCCTCGCACACCGGTGCGGGCCCGGCCGAGGGGGCTGCCATCGCCTTCGACCCGCCGCTGCCTTTCCGGTGGAGCTACACGGTGCTGCAGGCGGTCAGCGCGCTCGGTGGCTGGGCACTCGGCGCGGCGGTCGGCCCGGGCACGCTGCTGGTGTCGCTGCTCGTGGGCCCCACCGTCGACCTGCTGACCCGTGTGCTCTTCCACAGCCGTCACGTCAGCGCCTGA
- the lipB gene encoding lipoyl(octanoyl) transferase LipB: MRFEHVGFAPDFVDYEAAWAHQREVHAAVVDGAEDTVLLLEHRAVYTAGKRTEPHQRPFDGTPVIDVDRGGLITWHGPGQLVGYPIVRLHGVPIDVVAHVRRLEEVMIRTCREFDVEVTRVEGRSGVWVLADDRGPDRKLGAIGVRVSRQVTMHGFALNCDADLSWADNIIACGIDDAGVSSITREAGRVVTVQDVLPYAEKHLGDVLASGA, translated from the coding sequence ATGCGGTTCGAACACGTGGGCTTCGCCCCCGACTTCGTCGACTACGAGGCGGCCTGGGCCCACCAGCGCGAGGTGCACGCCGCCGTCGTCGACGGGGCCGAGGACACCGTCCTGCTCCTCGAGCACCGGGCCGTCTACACCGCGGGCAAGCGCACCGAACCGCACCAGCGACCCTTCGACGGCACACCGGTCATCGACGTGGACCGGGGTGGCCTGATCACCTGGCACGGTCCGGGACAGCTCGTGGGCTACCCGATCGTGCGCCTGCACGGCGTGCCGATCGACGTCGTCGCCCACGTGCGCCGGCTCGAGGAGGTGATGATCCGCACCTGTCGCGAGTTCGACGTGGAGGTGACGCGGGTCGAGGGCCGCAGCGGGGTGTGGGTGCTGGCCGACGACCGGGGCCCCGACCGCAAGCTCGGCGCCATCGGCGTGCGGGTCAGCCGGCAGGTCACCATGCACGGGTTCGCGTTGAACTGCGACGCCGACCTCTCCTGGGCCGACAACATCATCGCCTGCGGGATCGACGACGCCGGGGTCAGCTCGATCACCCGCGAGGCCGGTCGGGTGGTCACCGTCCAGGACGTGCTCCCGTATGCCGAGAAGCACCTGGGCGACGTCCTCGCCTCCGGTGCCTGA